One Acanthochromis polyacanthus isolate Apoly-LR-REF ecotype Palm Island chromosome 6, KAUST_Apoly_ChrSc, whole genome shotgun sequence DNA segment encodes these proteins:
- the LOC110957875 gene encoding monocarboxylate transporter 2-like has protein sequence MPPPAATNLGYTPPDGGWGWAVVFGAFISIGFSYAFPKSLTIYFKEIQEYFSVSYSQIAWVSSVMLASMYAGGPISSMLVNRYGSRPVVLAGGIMVCTGMVLASFGTSIIHLYLCVGVIGGFGLAFNLQPALTIIGTYFQAKRPLANGLAMTGSPVVLFTLAPLNQFLFDSFGWRGSFLILGSIVMNCCVAGALMRPVNKRVKPKPTNESPKCNGGAEEAETVNTGTPPANLLNEESQTASKGQSNVHKLIDISLFKHRGFLIYLAGNVIMFFGFFAPVVFLAPYAKHLGIDEYSAAFLLSIFALVDMFIRPATGFIGNTKWVRPRIQYFFSFAVSYNGVCHLLCPLASGYLGLVVYAVFFGLAFGMLSALLFEVLMDLVGANRFSSAVGLVTIIECGPVLLGPPLSGALVDIFGDYKYMYYACGVFMLAPGIFFFIMHYYNYKKLDEEQRQSVATEMKTSEETVKLKMNQDEKEWMELMGKVTDKDFIGV, from the exons ATGCCCCCTCCAGCAGCCACCAATCTAGGCTACACCCCACCAGACGGAGGCTGGGGCTGGGCTGTCGTCTTCGGTGCTTTCATCTCCATAGGATTCTCCTATGCCTTTCCCAAGTCCCTCACCATCTATTTCAAGGAGATTCAGGAATATTTCTCAGTTTCCTACAGTCAGATCGCCTGGGTGTCCTCAGTCATGCTTGCTTCTATGTATGCAGGAG GTCCTATCAGCAGCATGTTAGTCAACCGCTATGGAAGCAGACCTGTGGTTCTGGCCGGTGGGATCATGGTCTGCACTGGCATGGTGCTCGCTTCTTTTGGCACCAGTATCATCCATCTGTATCTTTGTGTTGGAGTGATCGGAG GTTTTGGCCTTGCCTTTAACCTGCAGCCAGCCCTGACGATTATAGGCACATACTTCCAGGCTAAGAGGCCGCTGGCGAATGGACTCGCTATGACTGGAAGTCCTGTGGTTCTGTTCACTCTGGCTCCTCTCAATCAGTTTCTGTTTGATTCTTTTGGCTGGAGAGGGAGCTTCCTCATCCTGGGATCCATTGTTATGAACTGCTGTGTGGCTGGTGCTCTGATGAGACCAGTCAACAAACGTGTAAAACCCAAGCCGACCAATGAATCACCAAAGTGTAATGGAGGCGCTGAGGAAGCTGAGACTGTGAACACCGGCACACCGCCAGCAAACCTTCTGAATGAAGAAAGTCAAACTGCGAGCAAGGGTCAGAGTAATGTCCACAAACTAATAGATATCTCACTTTTCAAACACCGCGGCTTCCTCATTTATCTCGCAGGTAATGTGATCATGTTCTTTGGCTTTTTTGCGCCTGTGGTGTTTCTGGCTCCGTATGCCAAACATCTAGGGATCGATGAATATTCAGCAGCTTTCTTGCTCTCTATTTTTGCTCTAGTGGACATGTTTATCAGACCAGCAACTGGCTTCATTGGCAATACCAAGTGGGTTAGGCCAAGAATacaatattttttcagttttgctgtttCATACAACGGTGTGTGTCACCTTCTGTGCCCGCTGGCGTCTGGATACTTGGGCCTCGTTGTTTATGCTGTCTTCTTTGGTTTGGCTTTTGGGATGCTTTCGGCACTGCTGTTTGAAGTTCTGATGGACCTTGTTGGAGCTAATCGCTTCTCCAGTGCAGTCGGACTTGTCACCATTATAGAATGTGGACCGGTGCTCCTGGGACCTCCACTTTCAG gagctctggttgacatttttGGGGACTACAAATACATGTACTATGCCTGTGGTGTGTTTATGCTGGCGCCTGGTATATTTTTCTTCATCATGCATTACTACAACTACAAGAAACTGGACGAGGAGCAGAGACAGAGTGTCGCTACGGAGATGAAGACTTCTGAAGAGACAGTGAAGCTTAAAATGAACCAAGATGAAAAAGAGTGGATGGAACTGATGGGTAAAGTTACTGACAAGGATTTTATCGGTGTATAA